A single genomic interval of Bos javanicus breed banteng chromosome 8, ARS-OSU_banteng_1.0, whole genome shotgun sequence harbors:
- the LOC133252527 gene encoding interferon omega-1-like produces the protein MAFVLSLLMALVLVSYGPGGSLGCDLSQNHVLVGRENLRFLGQMRRLSPRFCLQDRKDFAFPQEMVEGGQLQEAQAFSVLHEMLQQTFNLFNTERSSAAWDTTLLEQLRTGLHQQLDDLYACLGTVTGEEDSALGRTGPTLAVKRYFQGIHVYLKEKEYSDCAWEIVRVEIMRSLSSSTNLQERLRVMDGDLNSP, from the coding sequence ATGGCCTTCGTGCTCTCTCTACTGATGGCCCTGGTGCTGGTCAGCTACGGCCCGGGAGGATCCCTGGGCTGTGACCTGTCTCAGAACCACGTGCTGGTTGGCAGGGAGAACCTCAggttcctgggccaaatgaggAGACTCTCCCCTCGCTTCTGTCTGCAGGACAGAAAAGACTTCGCTTtcccccaggagatggtggaagGTGGCCAGCTCCAGGAGGCCCAGGCCTTCTCTGTGCTCCACGAGATGCTGCAGCAGACCTTCAACCTTTTCAACACAGAGCGCTCCTCTGCTGCCTGGGACACCACCCTCCTGGAGCAGCTCCGCACTGGACTCCATCAGCAGCTGGACGACCTGTACGCCTGCCTGGGCACAGTGACGGGAGAGGAAGACTCTGCCCTAGGAAGGACGGGCCCCACACTGGCCGTGAAGAGGTACTTCCAGGGCATCCATGTCTACCTGAAAGAGAAGGAATACAGCGACTGTGCCTGGGAAATTGTCAGAGTGGAAATCATGAGATCCTTGTCTTCATCAACCAACTTGCAAGAAAGGTTAAGAGTGATGGATGGAGACCTGAACTCACCTTGA
- the LOC133252521 gene encoding interferon omega-1-like, which produces MALLKRVASENLPQGSTRPRLSQPSSSLIFSMAFVLSLLMALVLVSYGPGGSLGCDLSQNHVLVGRENLRLLGQMRRLSPRFCLQDRKDFAFPHEMVEGGQLQEAQAFSVLHEMLQQTFNLFNTERSSAAWDTTLLEQLRTGLHQQLDDLDACLGQVMGEEDSALGRMGPILAMKRYFQGIHVYLQEKEYSDCAWEIVRLEIMRSLSSSTSLQERLRMMDGDLNSP; this is translated from the coding sequence ATGGCCTTGCTTAAAAGAGTGGCATCAGAGAACCTACCTCAAGGTTCCACCAGACCCCGTCTCAGCCAGCCCAGCAGCAGCCTCATCTTCTCCATGGCCTTCGTGCTCTCTCTACTGATGGCCCTGGTGCTGGTCAGCTACGGCCCGGGAGGATCCCTGGGCTGTGACCTGTCTCAGAACCACGTGCTGGTTGGCAGGGAGAACCTCAGGCTCCTGGGCCAAATGAGGAGACTCTCCCCTCGCTTCTGTCTGCAGGACAGAAAAGACTTCGCTTTCCCACACGAGATGGTGGAGGGTGGCCAGCTCCAGGAGGCCCAGGCCTTTTCTGTGCTCCACGAGATGCTGCAGCAGACCTTCAACCTTTTCAACACAGAGCGCTCCTCTGCTGCCTGGGATACCACCCTCCTGGAGCAGCTCCGCACTGGACTCCATCAGCAGCTGGATGACCTGGACGCCTGCCTGGGGCAGGTGATGGGAGAGGAAGACTCTGCCCTGGGAAGGATGGGCCCCATACTGGCCATGAAGAGGTACTTCCAGGGCATCCATGTCTACCTGCAAGAGAAGGAATACAGCGACTGCGCCTGGGAAATCGTCAGACTAGAAATCATGAGATCCTTGTCTTCATCAACCAGCTTGCAA